The following are encoded in a window of Kogia breviceps isolate mKogBre1 chromosome 10, mKogBre1 haplotype 1, whole genome shotgun sequence genomic DNA:
- the C10H6orf141 gene encoding uncharacterized protein C6orf141 homolog, which yields MNGPPPGMGAPGPRGAPNLTASSHGVRRARPFVRESGRGAPLALGTPNPSATGASSSRGGAHEHREAGENVDCDSWVREKVLFLLHPERWLGTQGDSVREEVADEEDLFKAGGPNREPECPSPLFPREKRISGSRVDAPSRAPGDPPKPLLVRVVDYEVTQEVLQVAWAKGCMTTLTEERSMTAVTFAANTE from the coding sequence ATGAATGGCCCTCCTCCCGGGATGGGGGCCCCGGGTCCCCGCGGGGCTCCGAATCTCACGGCCTCTTCCCACGGCGTGCGGCGCGCCCGGCCGTTTGTGCGCGAGTCGGGGCGCGGGGCTCCCCTGGCCCTGGGCACGCCGAACCCCTCGGCGACGGGGGCCAGCAGCAGCCGGGGCGGCGCCCACGAGCACCGCGAGGCCGGAGAGAATGTGGACTGTGACTCCTGGGTCCGAGAGAAAGTGCTCTTTCTTCTGCACCCGGAGAGGTGGTTGGGGACTCAAGGGGACTCCGTACGGGAAGAAGTGGCCGATGAGGAGGACCTTTTCAAAGCGGGAGGACCGAACCGGGAACCCGAGTGCCCTTCGCCTCTCTTTCCACGGGAAAAGCGAATTTCTGGCAGCCGTGTAGACGCTCCCTCCCGAGCTCCGGGGGACCCACCCAAACCTCTCCTTGTGCGGGTCGTGGATTATGAGGTGACACAAGAAGTCCTGCAGGTCGCGTGGGCGAAGGGCTGCATGACCACGCTGACCGAGGAGCGCTCCATGACCGCGGTCACTTTCGCCGCCAACACGGAGTGA